The Chroicocephalus ridibundus chromosome Z, bChrRid1.1, whole genome shotgun sequence sequence TAACAGAAAGCACCCGTACAGCTTCACGGGGAGGAAATGTAAGCTTACAATCAAATTGTAAACGGTCTTCTTGGGAAAGCatagtgtttccttttttcttttactactgACCATGTGGCTTGCGTAGTGCTGGGGTGCCATGCTGCCTTTAAGCATGCAGGGCACATCTGGTCTTTGAGAGGGATTTCTCTTGCAAGGACTCTTACAGATCTTTGTTAGGTTGCATTGTATCATCCCAAGGATATGTGGCTAGAGTGGTTGCTGGCAGATAAGAACATGAAAATGGTGCATCTGCCTTACAATTAGGCGTGTTCAGGAAATAGTTAAACAAATCACTGCTTGGGAAAGTTCCTTCTGCTTCACCCAAAGGTACATGGACATGATCCCCAGGCAGAATGTGGTCCTTGAGGAAACTGTATGTAAATGTCCTTTATGGCCAAATTACTGTTGCTGTCAGCTTGCTGCATCACCTGAATACTTTGGGTTCATGTGCAACTGTAACATCAACTGAAAATGGGTCTTTGCTTTCAATTCAGACTTGGACAAAGGGGCTCTGTCCTGTAGATAAAGCCGTTCCATGTTATTAATAGAAGATTATGTACAATGCCAATGTTTTTCATCCACAGCATACACCGTAGAAACAAAAGGGGAATGACTGGGACTTTCTTTTGATCCCAGCTGCTTCATACTTCCCTTAGTATTTACAGATAGTAATGGATATTAAAATTTATACTGTGGACTTGAAAGAGCGCAGTGCTTTCAGGATGGGCAGAGTTCAGCTATGAATTCCTGCACTTGTGCTTCTCCTGGCCTTCACtgttgtttggatttgttttgtttttatgctaGGGCTGAAAAGTCTTAAGTGTAAGAAATTACAAGAAAGACGATAAAGCGAATTTGTTTTGTGTTGCCTGGTCTGCCATAACTTAGAGAGGAATGGTGGACACTTATGATCCTGCTGATTGTCTTAAACCTTAACCATCGCTTTTTATTGATAGCGTCTTCCTTGATTTTTGCACTAGGTGTATGCTTGCCAGCATTGCCAAGTGGCAAAGAATACAACCACCACCGCACCCAAAACACACCCTATCAAAGCTGAGGACCCGTGGACAGCAGTCACTATAGACCTAATGGGACCTTTTAATATTACCAACAGAAGCCACAAGTACATCATAGTTATGACAGATTTGTTTACAAGGTGGACTGTTATCTTCCCGCTGCATGACACTTCAGCAGCTGAAATTGCTAAAGCAAtcataaatgtgtttttcttataTGGGCCACCTCAAAAAATGCCTATTGATCAAGGGAAGGAGCTTGTTTATCAGGTAAGTACTTACATGGCTGGTGTCTTTCCCCCaggaaaaaagtgcattttactatgtattaaatttgaattttagaCTATTCTTGAAAaagtctgtaaatattttttctttaattaaaagaaaaaaataagttagtaCATACAGAAAATGACAAACCAATTATATGCAATTGTAACATTATGCCAGGTTTCCCAGGGGTTTATTATTTGgataaagaacaaagcaaaatcaTTTCCTGTCAGTCATAGTGCAGGTTTTGTTACTCAGTTGAACTAGCACAAGCTTTCACACTCCCAACATGCTGTATTTCATTCATCCATATTGTCCAATATAGCAGATAGGTAAGGGTATTTCTAATACTGGCCTATGGTGATTATGAAGAACTTTTCACACTTGGATCCTCTTAAAGATGATGAAATCATGAGACTATGATATAGAGGAAATGACAAATTGAGTTAGTGGCAGAAGTGTGTTTAGAAACCATCAATTACTGGCTCCTAAGCCATACTGATTCCTGTAGCTCTCACTCTCAAACCGTGGACTTTTTGGTGGGAATGTGTATGCAAGACTTTCGCTCAGTCACCATCATAGCAACAAGAGGTGGAAAACTGCGTTTGTTTACTGGAACTGTGATGCGGAAGAGGGAAACCTTCAGtaattgtgttctttttcttttgaagataaatgaagaactgtttgcactgtttgGAATGAAACAAATTGTATTGTCTTATCCTCAGACAGATGATGTAAATGAAAGAACGTGCAAGACAATTAAAGCTTTCCTTGACAAACACTGCACAGACCATCCAAATGATTGGGATGAGCATTTGTCTGCTATTGCCTATGCTTTCAATTTGACAAATTTGGTATGTGAAGGTTCTTCCTCTTTTGACTGAAGTCCCCCAAAATAGCTACAAAGCTGTATGCtaaatttgcttgctttttgctcCCCATTTAAATAGGAGCCAGATCAAAACACCCCATATTTCCAAATGTTTAATCGCAACCCACATGTTGAGCCCATGAATATATGTGTGGAAGGAGGATGCAGTATGTTTGCCAAAATATTGGAAACAACTAAAAAAGCCAGTCAAGCACTAGAAGAAGAGAAAACCTCAGATTGCCAGGTAAATGTTATATATTCAAATTTTACTAGTAACAAGgctgaagataaaaaaagatgTAACGGCTTGAAGGATAAAGTATAGCTACCCTTTTAAAGCAatgtgggggggggttgtgtgtttttggttggttggttgttttttttccctttgcctgtgATTCCTAGATTCCAGTGTAACAATTTTTGCATGTATTTGGAGGGACTAACCTTAGAAGAGACTTGTTGCTGAGAGATTCATGTCTGACTTAGAGGGCTACATATCTATGGCAACTGAAAACCATTGCCTATGGACTGTTGATTTATGAAGATATCAGTTTCTTCAGAACTGTCCAGCCCTACATGTTATGAAATACACACATGGAAAACCACTTGGTGTTATGCTTATGCATTATTAACCAATGTTATGAAAATTTGTGattacttttggaaaaataaaatgtaattcatATGCATCTTTCCACAGGTGGAGAAAAACACTTCAGATGaacaaaaaatcagaaacaaaatcaCTGTCAGAAAGAAGTCAAAGCAGTTAAATACTCTTCGACTTAAAGTTGGTCATGAAGTCCTTAGGCAAAGAAAAAACTGGTGGAAAGATGGTCGTTTCCAGTCAGAATGGGTTGGTCCTTGTATTATAGATTATATCACAGATAATGGCTGTGCAATATTAAGAGATGCCACAGGATCCAGGTTGAAAAGACCCATCAAGATGTCTCACCTCAAGCCATACATAAGATCCAGTGAaaaaggtgtatatatatatgtgtgtgtgtgtatttttatctatctatttgtctgtctgtctatctaacGGTaattttgtagggttttttattattattttttactttcaactTTCCTGTCATGTCTTGGTGTTAGGTTAGGTTATCAGAGTGAACAAGTCTCATTCACTCACAAGTGTGAATTAAACTAATGCTGGGTAATAATGTAATAATTGCAGTTTTCAGTAAGGAGAACAGTGAGTGTGAGTGGCTTCAAACCTATGCACAGCATGGAACTGAGCTAATGAATCATGTTTAAAGtctgtttaaaaatagcttcCATTAGAGTTACTTCTGTGGTTTGGCCCTGTTGATGCTGGCTGGTGAAAACATGCTAGAAGTACAATCAGTCTGAACTGTATTCAAAGGGCattttctgaatgtgtttctgttttgatgtGGACAGgattcacatttattttgcttgtgCAATggaaacctattttttttttcttacttactCTGACTAGTGCAGATGGTACAtatttagacttttttctttaacaacaaAAGAGTGGCCTCTAAAGCCTTAAAATAGAAAGACTACATCAGAGAACTGATTAAatgaacagtttattttaaattgtgcTACTGAAGAAGTAAATGTGTTTCTTTTACCAGAGCAAATAAAATTGTCGTGCTCTGCAGTCGGAATGCTAGAAATTCCCAAAGACTTGGGTAATCAACAGCCATGCTTGCTCTTACACATTCAGTGTGTCCTTTTGCAATGCTGCCATGTTAGTCAAACAGTagcagctgcttcttttctgttGATGCTGTCTCTGAGTTACCACAGGCATTTTGAGGAAAATGAATACTCAGTGTTTAGAATGCTTCTGCCGTAGAACAAGATGCTTTTTGGTTCAGGGTTCTTGAAAAGTAGAACAATTCCCACCCTACTGGCATGTGTGGTTAAGATTTCATTCTTGAAAATGCATAAACTGCATTGAGATGGTAATTTCTTCTATCACCTCTTAAAGCTGAGAgatttgcaaagctgaaactaATTCTGGAATTTCGTGTGAGAAGCTGATATTTATGCCAGTTGTTGGTTACAGATTTCATAACCAAGATACCGATTTCATGTCACGTCTCCAGGACGCTGTTTTTACTGTTGGACGATCACTCTGTGGCTTCCAGTTCCTCATTAAATTGCTGATCTGTAAGGAAGAAATCACATGCGTGTCAAGCATGCAGATGATCTCCAGCTATTACAATGACTTTGGTAAATTGTGTCACAGTATAAAAAGTGAACTGTCGTTGTCTTTGTAGGATCAGAGCCTACTATGTTTACCAGTAAATACTGCAGAAGCAGTATGTAAACATAGAGTTTCTTCCCTTTGCCAGGAAGTGACTAAAGATTAGTTGCCCAACACAGGCAAAAAATTCAATGGGTTATGAATACTTAGAAATCTTAAAATTATAGACCAATATTCATACATACTTACATTGTGTAGAGGTAAACCAGGCTTTGCCAAAATAATTGCCTGCCTTTATCCAACAGCCTAACAGTAATGAAAAAAGGGTATTTCAGTTGGATAAGAGCAGTGAAACCGGGCAGTGAATGGCATAATGAGTGACATCTTTTCATCCATAAAGAAACACGTGTGCCTTTGTAACAGAGGACTTCTCTTTACTAGGTTgacttttttttgtctgcaaCTTATTTATTATTCCTGCTACTGTGGGACAGCCACTGTCTGGTGGCTGGTAGGTTATGCCACTGGTGGCATAACCTGGGGTGGGAACAAAGCATTTTCATTGTTTCTATGTGAAATAAATCACAGAGaacacggcaaaaaaaaaaaagtacatctgaGGTGAGGATATTTGTAGCCTTGCCTACCAACTTTGTAAGTGTTACTAAGTATTTTGCTTACCTTGCTCCAAAAATCTGAAGTGTGTCTTGTGTATATCACACTTTAGGTGTGTGAATTTGGgagttttaaagaggaaagacaaagccTGAAAACGGAGTGCTCATTttttatgtgaggaaaaaaatcttttgtggGTAAGAATGTGCAATCAGAAGCAAGGTATTTTTCACAACCTTTTGTAACACTCTTGGTCTAAAGATAAATCCTGAGTTTGTGCATTGATAGAGCACTAGTACAGACATCATAGGTTCACAGTTGGGCTGTACCTGGGTTGCTTGCTACCTGGGTGTCCTTACAGCCAGGCAGAGTTTCCAGGACACCTTATGCATACGTAGTTCTATGTGTCTGAagcaatgttttgttttccttgtttgagTGTAGTTTGGTTTAAATATTAAACTCAAGACAATGCCTCTGGATCCAGTGCTCAAATGATTTAGGAGTTCAAATAGGCAGGTCTAGGACACATCTGTTGAGAAATATGGCCAGAAAAGTGCAGTTTAACCTCCACAGTAGCTCCCACAAAGGTTCCTCTTTGGACCTACatcttttaaaggaatttgtaGCCCCCTGTATAG is a genomic window containing:
- the GIN1 gene encoding gypsy retrotransposon integrase-like protein 1 isoform X4, which produces MREACRVWPGGTTAPSVPCAGRGVAAGRWRLARCMLGAVVQASGVNWVWARPWGCGVAAAGDAEGGRGALPRGKASGRLAMVRSGKNGGLHLKQIAYYKRTGEYHPTTLSSERSGIRRAAKKFVFKENKLFYVGKDRKQMRLVIVSDEEKKKVLEKCHENAAGTHHGISRTLTLVESNYYWTSVTNDVKQWVYACQHCQVAKNTTTTAPKTHPIKAEDPWTAVTIDLMGPFNITNRSHKYIIVMTDLFTRWTVIFPLHDTSAAEIAKAIINVFFLYGPPQKMPIDQGKELVYQINEELFALFGMKQIVLSYPQTDDVNERTCKTIKAFLDKHCTDHPNDWDEHLSAIAYAFNLTNLEPDQNTPYFQMFNRNPHVEPMNICVEGGCSMFAKILETTKKASQALEEEKTSDCQVEKNTSDEQKIRNKITVRKKSKQLNTLRLKVGHEVLRQRKNWWKDGRFQSEWITITFYKVQ
- the GIN1 gene encoding gypsy retrotransposon integrase-like protein 1 isoform X1 — translated: MREACRVWPGGTTAPSVPCAGRGVAAGRWRLARCMLGAVVQASGVNWVWARPWGCGVAAAGDAEGGRGALPRGKASGRLAMVRSGKNGGLHLKQIAYYKRTGEYHPTTLSSERSGIRRAAKKFVFKENKLFYVGKDRKQMRLVIVSDEEKKKVLEKCHENAAGTHHGISRTLTLVESNYYWTSVTNDVKQWVYACQHCQVAKNTTTTAPKTHPIKAEDPWTAVTIDLMGPFNITNRSHKYIIVMTDLFTRWTVIFPLHDTSAAEIAKAIINVFFLYGPPQKMPIDQGKELVYQINEELFALFGMKQIVLSYPQTDDVNERTCKTIKAFLDKHCTDHPNDWDEHLSAIAYAFNLTNLEPDQNTPYFQMFNRNPHVEPMNICVEGGCSMFAKILETTKKASQALEEEKTSDCQVEKNTSDEQKIRNKITVRKKSKQLNTLRLKVGHEVLRQRKNWWKDGRFQSEWVGPCIIDYITDNGCAILRDATGSRLKRPIKMSHLKPYIRSSEKDNHYFLQGAVVVDHDYIGLSERSDNPSQEDSVAEEEINAYTSNVMSAVQMPPAACKDQELTDGKPQSELTEDHCIESNTAKLEQWPSPCWTLQTKTEDT
- the GIN1 gene encoding gypsy retrotransposon integrase-like protein 1 isoform X3, with product MVRSGKNGGLHLKQIAYYKRTGEYHPTTLSSERSGIRRAAKKFVFKENKLFYVGKDRKQMRLVIVSDEEKKKVLEKCHENAAGTHHGISRTLTLVESNYYWTSVTNDVKQWVYACQHCQVAKNTTTTAPKTHPIKAEDPWTAVTIDLMGPFNITNRSHKYIIVMTDLFTRWTVIFPLHDTSAAEIAKAIINVFFLYGPPQKMPIDQGKELVYQINEELFALFGMKQIVLSYPQTDDVNERTCKTIKAFLDKHCTDHPNDWDEHLSAIAYAFNLTNLEPDQNTPYFQMFNRNPHVEPMNICVEGGCSMFAKILETTKKASQALEEEKTSDCQVEKNTSDEQKIRNKITVRKKSKQLNTLRLKVGHEVLRQRKNWWKDGRFQSEWVGPCIIDYITDNGCAILRDATGSRLKRPIKMSHLKPYIRSSEKDNHYFLQGAVVVDHDYIGLSERSDNPSQEDSVAEEEINAYTSNVMSAVQMPPAACKDQELTDGKPQSELTEDHCIESNTAKLEQWPSPCWTLQTKTEDT
- the GIN1 gene encoding gypsy retrotransposon integrase-like protein 1 isoform X2, with protein sequence MREACRVWPGGTTAPSVPCAGRGVAAGRWRLARCMLGAVVQASGVNWVWARPWGCGVAAAGDAEGGRGALPRGKASGRLAMVRSGKNGGLHLKQIAYYKRTGEYHPTTLSSERSGIRRAAKKFVFKENKLFYVGKDRKQMRLVIVSDEEKKKVLEKCHENAAGTHHGISRTLTLVESNYYWTSVTNDVKQWVYACQHCQVAKNTTTTAPKTHPIKAEDPWTAVTIDLMGPFNITNRSHKYIIVMTDLFTRWTVIFPLHDTSAAEIAKAIINVFFLYGPPQKMPIDQGKELVYQTDDVNERTCKTIKAFLDKHCTDHPNDWDEHLSAIAYAFNLTNLEPDQNTPYFQMFNRNPHVEPMNICVEGGCSMFAKILETTKKASQALEEEKTSDCQVEKNTSDEQKIRNKITVRKKSKQLNTLRLKVGHEVLRQRKNWWKDGRFQSEWVGPCIIDYITDNGCAILRDATGSRLKRPIKMSHLKPYIRSSEKDNHYFLQGAVVVDHDYIGLSERSDNPSQEDSVAEEEINAYTSNVMSAVQMPPAACKDQELTDGKPQSELTEDHCIESNTAKLEQWPSPCWTLQTKTEDT